A single region of the Idiomarinaceae bacterium HL-53 genome encodes:
- a CDS encoding dephospho-CoA kinase — translation MKPIDLNEKFIVGLTGGIGSGKSAVTRRFEALGIQVVDADVAARDVVMPGSRALAAIVDAFGPTVVDQNGQLIRKALRALVFSDEEKKAILNKIMHPAIREHMLSQLLQADSDYVILSAPLLLENKLDTWVNRVLVIDVPPETQVSRTIHRDNVDRLQVLAIMQAQMNREERLEKADDVIDNSGPESALDKQVQVLHEKYLLLATERRTLS, via the coding sequence ATGAAACCTATCGACTTGAATGAAAAGTTCATTGTTGGGCTTACGGGGGGGATTGGTAGTGGTAAAAGTGCCGTCACTAGGCGTTTTGAAGCACTCGGAATTCAGGTAGTGGATGCCGATGTTGCAGCGCGCGATGTGGTAATGCCTGGCTCGCGAGCACTGGCGGCAATCGTAGATGCGTTCGGCCCGACTGTTGTTGATCAAAACGGCCAGCTAATTCGAAAGGCACTGCGTGCTCTCGTTTTTAGTGACGAGGAGAAGAAAGCGATACTCAATAAAATTATGCACCCCGCCATTCGCGAACATATGCTGTCGCAACTCCTGCAAGCCGATTCTGATTACGTTATTTTGAGTGCTCCGCTCTTACTAGAAAATAAATTAGATACTTGGGTAAACCGAGTACTTGTGATCGATGTACCCCCCGAAACGCAGGTGTCGAGAACCATACATCGTGACAACGTTGACAGGCTCCAAGTCCTCGCCATTATGCAAGCGCAAATGAATCGTGAAGAACGGCTGGAAAAAGCAGATGATGTTATCGATAATAGCGGTCCTGAATCTGCGCTTGATAAACAGGTCCAAGTGCTGCACGAGAAATATCTACTACTCGCCACCGAACGCCGAACATTAAGTTAA
- a CDS encoding type 4 prepilin peptidase 1 . Aspartic peptidase. MEROPS family A24A has product MFEILQQEPNVGLWFATLIGLMVGSFGNVVIARLPVILKRQWQIDCALSLEQAPPKFEKFNLSVPRSHCPRCKTFLSWYENIPVLSYVLQLGRCRHCKTRISFRYPLVELIAAALTYAAIASFGFTALGWSYTVLLWCLLILTLIDVDEMLLPDQITLPLLWLGLLLSISILPVSPQDAIIGAAAGYLVLWSVFWLFKIVTKKEGMGYGDFKLLALLGTWLGWQSLPLIILLSSIIGAVIGLFFLVIKKSQPGQPIPFGPFLAGAGVVALFWGERIYHWYWGLVV; this is encoded by the coding sequence GTGTTTGAAATTCTTCAACAAGAGCCCAACGTGGGCTTATGGTTTGCAACCCTAATCGGGCTTATGGTGGGTAGCTTTGGTAATGTCGTAATCGCGCGCTTGCCGGTCATACTCAAACGCCAGTGGCAAATCGACTGTGCACTTAGCCTCGAGCAAGCGCCACCCAAATTTGAGAAATTTAATCTTTCCGTGCCACGTTCGCATTGCCCCAGATGTAAAACCTTCCTCTCATGGTATGAGAACATTCCCGTGCTGAGCTATGTTTTACAGCTCGGCCGCTGCCGACATTGCAAAACACGAATTTCATTTCGGTATCCGTTGGTCGAATTAATTGCAGCGGCACTGACCTACGCCGCAATTGCTTCGTTTGGTTTCACGGCGCTTGGTTGGAGTTACACGGTCTTGCTTTGGTGTTTACTGATACTCACACTCATAGACGTCGACGAAATGCTATTGCCCGACCAAATCACACTCCCGTTGTTGTGGTTAGGGCTACTGTTGAGCATCAGCATTTTACCCGTGAGTCCACAAGACGCAATCATCGGCGCTGCCGCCGGGTATCTCGTGTTATGGAGTGTATTTTGGCTCTTTAAAATCGTCACGAAGAAAGAAGGCATGGGCTATGGAGACTTCAAATTACTCGCTTTATTAGGCACATGGCTTGGCTGGCAAAGTCTTCCGCTCATCATTCTCCTATCGTCTATTATTGGCGCGGTGATCGGTTTGTTCTTTCTAGTCATTAAAAAATCACAACCTGGACAACCCATTCCTTTTGGTCCATTTCTCGCTGGTGCAGGTGTGGTTGCACTTTTTTGGGGTGAGCGCATTTACCACTGGTACTGGGGGCTCGTGGTGTGA
- a CDS encoding protein translocase subunit secA: MIGSLVKGIFGSRNDRIIRKLSKQVEKINALEAEFESLSDEQIKAKTAEFKARLEQGEKLDAILVEAFATVREASKRVFKMRHFDVQLIGGMILNDNRIAEMRTGEGKTLTATLPAYLNALTGQGVHVITVNDYLARRDADWNRPLFEFLGMTVACNVAGMHPQAKKDAYQADILYGTNNEFGFDYLRDNMAFSPKKRVQRELYYAIVDEVDSILIDEARTPLIISGPAEDSSELYRQINQLVGVLERQMVEESKDVEVPEEEVGDFTIDEKARQLHLTERGQERIEGILQEAGLLKPEDSLYSAGNISLLHHVNAALRAHNLFKRDVDYIVKENQIVIVDEHTGRTMEGRRWSEGLHQAIEAKEGVPIQNENQTLASITFQNYFRLYEKLAGMTGTADTEAFEFQQIYGLETVVVPTNKPMVRDDQGDLIYLTAGEKYDAIIADIKAQTAAGRPVLVGTSSVESSELVSRLLKKEKIKHKVLNAKYHEQEAEIIAQAGQAGAVTIATNMAGRGTDIVLGGNLQAELEALENADEAKIASVREAWQKRHDAVIEAGGLHIIGTERHESRRIDNQLRGRAGRQGDPGSSRFYLSLDDSLMRIFASDKMGAMMKRLGMKPGEAIEHPWVSKAIENAQRKVEARNFDIRKQLLEYDDVANDQRKVVYEQRNALLDEGDIAETIEVIREDVYNQVISEYIPPESLEEMWNVKGLEDRLKADFDLPLTIQKWLDEDDKLFEERLRERILEEATQAYREKEQQVGEKVIRNFEKAVMLQSLDTHWKEHLAAMDHLRQGIHLRGYAQKNPKQEYKREAYDLFMEMLEALKVDVISILSKVRVRAEEDVEAVEEQRRKAEATPKEYRHESAPASTGGEVTGDSTQPVVRDGVKVGRNDPCPCGSGKKYKQCHGKLS, encoded by the coding sequence ATGATTGGTAGTTTAGTAAAAGGTATTTTTGGTAGTCGTAACGACCGAATTATTCGTAAGCTCAGCAAACAGGTAGAAAAAATAAATGCGTTAGAAGCTGAGTTTGAAAGCCTTTCTGATGAACAAATAAAGGCGAAAACGGCTGAATTTAAAGCGCGGCTTGAGCAGGGTGAAAAGCTCGATGCTATCTTAGTGGAAGCGTTTGCAACCGTTCGTGAAGCGAGTAAGCGTGTATTTAAAATGCGCCACTTCGACGTGCAGCTTATCGGCGGTATGATCTTAAACGATAATCGAATCGCTGAAATGAGAACCGGTGAAGGTAAAACCCTCACGGCCACTTTGCCAGCTTATTTGAATGCGCTCACAGGGCAAGGTGTGCATGTCATTACGGTGAACGATTACTTAGCACGCCGCGATGCCGACTGGAACCGACCTTTGTTTGAATTCTTGGGCATGACGGTTGCGTGTAACGTTGCAGGAATGCACCCGCAAGCCAAGAAAGATGCTTACCAAGCCGACATTCTTTATGGCACCAACAACGAATTTGGCTTTGACTACCTGCGCGACAACATGGCTTTCTCGCCGAAAAAGCGAGTACAACGCGAACTTTATTATGCCATTGTGGATGAAGTGGATTCGATTCTCATCGACGAAGCACGGACACCATTAATTATCTCAGGACCGGCTGAGGATTCTTCAGAGCTGTACCGTCAAATTAATCAGCTCGTTGGTGTGTTAGAGCGCCAAATGGTGGAAGAGTCGAAAGACGTGGAGGTGCCTGAAGAAGAAGTGGGCGACTTCACCATTGATGAAAAAGCTCGACAGCTACACTTGACCGAACGTGGTCAAGAACGCATTGAAGGTATTTTGCAAGAGGCGGGCTTGCTCAAGCCAGAAGATTCGCTTTATTCAGCGGGCAATATCTCGCTATTGCACCATGTGAATGCGGCGCTACGAGCTCACAACCTGTTTAAGCGCGATGTTGATTATATCGTTAAAGAAAATCAAATCGTGATTGTTGATGAGCACACGGGGCGCACCATGGAGGGCCGACGCTGGTCTGAAGGCTTGCACCAAGCGATTGAAGCGAAAGAAGGCGTGCCGATTCAGAATGAAAACCAAACATTGGCATCGATTACGTTCCAAAACTATTTCCGTTTATATGAAAAGCTTGCGGGTATGACCGGTACAGCGGACACCGAAGCGTTTGAATTTCAGCAAATTTACGGGTTGGAAACGGTGGTTGTACCAACCAATAAGCCGATGGTGCGCGACGATCAAGGCGACTTGATTTATCTAACCGCGGGCGAGAAGTACGACGCGATTATTGCCGATATCAAAGCCCAAACGGCCGCAGGGCGTCCGGTTTTGGTGGGTACTTCATCGGTCGAGAGTTCGGAGTTGGTATCTCGCTTATTGAAGAAAGAAAAAATTAAGCACAAGGTATTGAATGCGAAATACCATGAGCAAGAAGCTGAGATTATTGCTCAAGCAGGTCAAGCCGGCGCGGTTACCATTGCTACCAACATGGCAGGTCGAGGCACAGATATCGTGCTTGGTGGTAACCTGCAGGCTGAGCTTGAAGCTTTAGAAAATGCAGACGAAGCGAAAATTGCATCAGTACGTGAAGCTTGGCAGAAGCGTCACGACGCAGTTATTGAAGCAGGCGGTTTACATATCATCGGCACTGAGCGCCATGAATCTCGTCGAATCGATAATCAGTTGCGTGGTCGTGCCGGTCGTCAAGGCGATCCGGGTTCATCGCGCTTTTATCTTTCACTCGACGACAGTCTAATGCGTATCTTTGCGTCTGACAAAATGGGTGCAATGATGAAGCGCCTCGGTATGAAACCCGGCGAAGCTATCGAGCATCCATGGGTGTCGAAGGCCATTGAAAACGCTCAGCGCAAAGTAGAAGCGCGAAACTTTGATATTCGTAAACAGCTTCTTGAGTATGATGACGTAGCGAATGACCAACGTAAGGTGGTTTATGAGCAGCGTAATGCATTACTCGACGAAGGCGATATTGCTGAAACCATCGAAGTGATTCGTGAAGACGTGTATAACCAAGTTATTTCCGAATACATTCCACCGGAGTCACTCGAAGAAATGTGGAATGTGAAAGGGCTCGAAGATCGTCTAAAAGCCGACTTCGATTTACCTCTTACCATTCAAAAGTGGCTTGATGAAGATGATAAATTATTCGAGGAGCGCTTACGCGAGCGAATTCTTGAAGAAGCCACTCAAGCTTATCGTGAGAAAGAGCAGCAAGTAGGTGAGAAGGTGATTCGCAACTTTGAAAAAGCGGTCATGCTACAAAGTCTCGATACGCACTGGAAAGAGCATCTTGCCGCGATGGATCATTTGCGCCAAGGTATACACCTCCGCGGATACGCACAGAAGAACCCGAAACAAGAATATAAGCGTGAAGCGTATGACTTGTTTATGGAAATGCTAGAAGCGCTGAAAGTGGACGTAATTAGTATTCTAAGTAAGGTGCGTGTGCGCGCTGAAGAAGACGTAGAGGCAGTCGAAGAGCAGCGTCGGAAAGCAGAAGCAACGCCGAAGGAATATCGTCATGAATCTGCACCCGCCTCTACGGGTGGCGAGGTTACCGGCGATAGTACCCAGCCAGTGGTGAGAGACGGTGTGAAAGTGGGCCGTAATGACCCATGCCCTTGTGGCTCAGGTAAGAAATACAAGCAGTGCCACGGAAAGCTCTCTTAA
- a CDS encoding Peptidase family M23 — protein MSLAILYKGRKVRFKINLSRRRLLTFVGIVAFISLSVHQPWKERGIDPELAQEKIRAEQVRLAAESEAVQAVRERAQRELTAMSIKMGELQGQMMRLEAFGQRLAEVANFDDGEFMFDTPLPVGGPEANLNEWPVVTDHNILDELDQMLVQLEDRQNQLHLLESVMVNHHIEEARFIAGRPVGVGWLSSQYGIRRDPFNGNPTMHRGVDYAAPSGSPVFVTGAGIVTHAGRRAGYGYLVEVDHGAGLRTRYAHLSEYKVAVGDVVTRGQPIGKVGQTGRATGPHVHYEVLQNGRHLNPAEYVNRRVPTEE, from the coding sequence ATGAGTTTAGCAATCCTTTATAAGGGTCGAAAGGTCAGGTTCAAAATTAACCTGTCGCGTAGACGACTCCTCACCTTCGTGGGCATTGTTGCCTTTATCTCCTTGTCGGTTCATCAGCCTTGGAAAGAACGAGGTATTGACCCCGAACTGGCACAAGAAAAAATTCGAGCGGAACAAGTTCGTTTAGCAGCTGAATCTGAAGCTGTGCAGGCAGTGCGCGAGCGCGCGCAGCGCGAACTTACTGCGATGTCGATCAAAATGGGCGAATTGCAAGGGCAAATGATGCGGCTAGAAGCGTTCGGTCAGCGCCTAGCTGAAGTGGCAAATTTTGATGACGGCGAATTTATGTTTGATACGCCTCTTCCTGTCGGTGGCCCAGAAGCAAACTTAAATGAGTGGCCTGTGGTGACTGATCATAATATTCTCGATGAGCTTGACCAAATGCTCGTGCAGTTAGAAGATCGACAAAATCAGCTTCACCTACTTGAGTCTGTGATGGTTAATCACCATATAGAAGAAGCACGCTTCATTGCGGGGCGTCCAGTGGGTGTGGGTTGGTTAAGTTCACAGTATGGTATTAGACGCGATCCGTTTAACGGCAACCCAACCATGCACCGGGGCGTAGACTATGCTGCACCGAGTGGATCACCAGTGTTTGTAACCGGTGCTGGGATTGTTACCCATGCAGGTCGTAGAGCGGGTTACGGTTACTTAGTAGAAGTAGACCATGGTGCAGGGTTAAGAACTCGATATGCGCATTTAAGTGAGTACAAGGTTGCGGTGGGTGATGTAGTGACACGCGGGCAACCCATAGGTAAAGTTGGACAAACAGGGCGAGCCACCGGGCCACATGTTCATTATGAAGTTTTACAGAATGGACGGCATTTGAACCCGGCTGAATATGTGAATCGTCGCGTGCCTACCGAAGAGTAG
- a CDS encoding mutator mutT protein — MKKAVHVAVGVVVNAQQEVLLSFRDAHQHQGNLWEFPGGKCEANERVEDALARELMEELNIQVAQAEPLCNVAHDYGDKQVLLDVWWVDKFTGVPKSNEGQRWRWVPLQTLGAYQFPAANEPILVAIRERVALIR; from the coding sequence ATGAAGAAAGCAGTTCATGTGGCCGTCGGTGTGGTTGTGAATGCTCAGCAAGAAGTATTGCTGAGTTTTCGCGACGCCCACCAGCATCAAGGCAATCTTTGGGAGTTTCCCGGTGGTAAGTGCGAAGCGAACGAGCGAGTAGAAGATGCGTTAGCACGAGAGCTCATGGAAGAACTCAATATACAGGTAGCGCAGGCGGAGCCTCTGTGTAATGTTGCACATGACTACGGTGACAAGCAGGTTTTGCTCGATGTATGGTGGGTGGACAAGTTTACTGGCGTGCCAAAGAGCAACGAAGGTCAGCGCTGGCGTTGGGTTCCTTTGCAAACACTCGGTGCGTACCAATTTCCTGCTGCAAATGAGCCTATCTTAGTAGCTATCAGAGAACGCGTCGCTCTCATTCGCTGA